The Lathyrus oleraceus cultivar Zhongwan6 chromosome 5, CAAS_Psat_ZW6_1.0, whole genome shotgun sequence genome includes the window TGCTCTGGGGTTTGAATAATCTGAGACATGAGTTCTTTCAAACTTCGATGATCAGTGAGAATGAAAAATGAATGACCCAATAGGTATTGACGCCATTTCTTAACAGCGGAGGTAATGGCAAAGAGTTCACGCACATATGTTGAAGCTCGCATCATTTTAGGACAGAAAGGTTTGCTAAAGAAGGCAATTTGGTGGTTCTGTTGGGACAACACAACCCCCATACCAATTCCAGAAGCATCCGTTTCAACAGTAAATGGCAAAGTAAAATTAGGAAGAACCAATACTGGTGCATGACTAACAACATGTTTGAGACCATCGAATGCCAATTGCGTTTCAGGTGACCATCCAAATTGATCCTTTTTGAGCAATTGAGTCAAAGGAGCAGCAATGGTTGCATAACCTTTGATGAAACGACGATAAAAACCTGTTAATCCCAGAAAACCGCGGAGAGCTTTGATAGTAGTAGGTTTGGGCCATAGTTGAATTGCTGCAACCTTTTCCTGGACTGGTTCGACCCCCTGTTGTGACACAatatgccccaaatattcaatCTGACGTTGAGCAAATAAGCACTTGGATTGCTTGAGAAAAAATTATCCAGCTTCTAGGACCTGAAAAGTTTGCTCTACATGCATCAAATGATCCTCAAAATTGGTACTGTAGATTAATATGTCGTCAAAGAACACAATTATAAATCGGCGCAGAAACGGTTTAAAAATGGTGTTCATAGTAGCTTGAAAATAGGAAGGAGCGTTACAGAGgccaaatggcatcactttaaACTCATAGTGTCCTTGGTGTGCCCAAAATGCAGTTTTTTTGATGTCATCTTCTTGCATTCGAATCTGATGATATCCCTGTAGCAAATCAAGCTTAGTAAACCACGCAGCACCCCCCAATTCATCCAACAGCTCATCTACTGTTGGAATTGGAAATCGATCCTTGATAGTAATGGCATTTAGTGCGCGATAATCCACGTAAAACCTCCAAGAGCCGTCTTTCTTCTTAACAAGGAGAACAGGTAAGGAGAAGGGACTAGTGCTGGGCCTTATCACACCATTGTGCAACATTAAATCAATTTGTTTCTCGATCTCTTGTTTTTGCAAATAAGGGTATCTATAGGGACGGACATTGACAGGTTTGGTTTGTGGAAAAAGGTGGATAGAGTGATTTGTGTCACGGGTAGGTGGAAGAGTGGAGGGCGTCTGGAACAGGGAAGTATACTTGCGAAGAAGTATTTGGATTTTAGGGTTAGTAATTTGGAGTGAAGGGGGCTCGGGATTCATAACCTGGATATGGAAAAATGCGCTAGCGCCATCAGTGTGAAGGAGACAGCGTATTTGTTGTGAAGATATGTGATGAAGACCACCATCTCTTTCTCCTTTCAATTCAATCATCTTACCCTTTTGCAGAAACTTCATGGTAAGGTCATTGTAATCCGTCAAAATAGGTCCCAATGATTTCATCCACTGTACTCCTAGCACAATATCCGCACCGCTAATAGGGAGCACGTGTAAATCAATGATGAAAGTGTGTGATTGGATATGTATCCGGACTTGGGGGCAAATCTGATGACATTCTATCTCATTACCATTACCAACCATAACCCTAAGGGATGAAGTGGGTTGGGCCTTAAGCCCAAGTGACTTGACTAACCTCTCTTGGATAAAGTTATGGGTACTACCACCATCGATTAGTATCACCACATTCTGGGTGGAGACCCGGCCCACCATGCGAAGTATTTCCGGGGCAAGGTTACCCGAAAGGGCATGGAAGCTGATTTGTGCTTGGTCTGGATTCGGGTCAGGATCGTGGGTAAGGGAAATTTCAGATGCGCTGTTTTCGGACTCAAGGTGTTCATCTTCCTCCATTATTAACACAAAGAACTTTGATGCACACTTATGGCCCGGACTGAACTTCTCATCGCAGTTAAAACACAATCCCTTCTCACGCCGTAGTGACATCTCAGACGGAGTGAGGCGTTTGAAAcgaggttgagaagttttggtGGTGCTAATGGGGGGTGGTTTGAAATATTGGTGGGTTGTAGGAGGAGTAGGAAGAATACCTTTGGATCGTGAGAATCGACGGCTTTCGTTGATTTTCTCTTCCTGCAAACGAGCCAGAGCAGCCGCCTGAATCAGAGATATCGGTTGCAATGCCTGAACTTCCCGACGAACTTCCGGTACGAGTCCGGAAACGAAACAACTCAAGAGAAAACAAGGATCTAACCCCACAATACGATTGGCTAGGGTTTCGAATTCCGTCAAGTAATCATGCACCGACCCTTTTTGCGTGAGTTTGAACAACGCCCCCTTTGGATCATCATACTCAGATGGTGCAAAACGAGCTTCCAGTGCATGTAGAAATGATGTCCACGATGGGATCAGAGCATTTTTAGACATCCACTAAAACCATCCCAAGGCTGGGCCTTCCATGTAGAAGGATGCGATCGTCAAACGTTCGGATTCTGGGGTAGCATGATACTCAAAAAATTGGTTGATTTTGAACATCCAACCTACTGCATCGGTGTCGTTGAAGCGTGGTACATCGAGTTTCATACGGTGAGGTTTGTTGGAGTTGTGGGATGAAGAGCCTGATGTAGCTGAATGCGACGGCGGTTCGAGGGCAGAAAGTTTGACGAGGATGTCATCAATTTTGGAGGCCATGAGTGTTTGGGAATTGGTGAGAGTGGTTTGCTTTGATGTTAATCGTGCGATGGCATCGTCGATAACTTTCGAACGAGTGCCGTCAGCCATGGAAGGAGGACAATGAAAACACCAAAATTGTTGGGGAAAGATAGTAAACCTAGATTTCGAGGACTAGGAGCCTCCACAGAATAAGAGAGAGAGGGGGACAGATTGGTACGAAAACTTGCTTATTTTATTCATTCCTTAAACATTCTATTTATAAGCAATACATAACAAACTGATAGTGACATAATGCATTCAAAAGGAAGAATCTAGAGAATAATCTTTGCAAGATTTGGTGAATCCAATGATAAGCTGCCAACTCATTTTCTCATAACTGAATTTGTTGCATCTTGAGTGACATAATCTTCTAGATATCTTGGTTTAATGATCTTTCTTTTGGGCTTATCATTGTGGGCTTCTTCGGTCATCCCTTCTTTGGTCCACATGTTATCAGTACTTCTAGCTTCAACTTGCAAATAGTAGACCAGAATATCCAATTCTCTTCTTATTCTCTTCTCCATTTCAAAAAAGGCACATTGAAGCTGAATTATCTCTTGCAATACTATCTTTGGAGCTTTGaagaatgaaaagaaaaagaGAGGTAAAGAACTAAAGAGGATAACCTATTGTCATGTTTGACCAATACATGATCCCACAATTTTTCTGGTTGTATTTGTATTAGGTTGTTTTTAAGTAATTTTATATTCTATTAATAATTGAAATAAAGTATTTTTAGGTctatgataaaattaaaatgatgGTAAATGTAATTATGAGTCAAATTAAAAGACTAAaaaaatttattgatatttttaTATTCTTtaaaaaaaccataaaaatttaataaaattaaaatactagaatttaatttaagattttttataattaaataaaattggAATACTATGAGAATAACATTTctattttcattattttaagtAATTTTAAATCACAAAATTTTAAATTACTTATATGATGACATGACAAAATGATATGTTCTTATTAGATGACAGTGTAATTTATACTATCAGAACATCATCATTAAATCATTTTTCATTAGAGAAAAGGGGTGTTGTTTACCCTATCAACCAATGATAACCATACATTCTGCCAAATcaaattaaaatttttaaataactcataaaacatgataaaataaTATCCGCAAAACCCTTTCCATTATTTGTGAATTTAAAATTGACCGTGAGTGTAAGTTTAAGGTTCATAAGATGACTTGACCATAATTTAAGGTTCATCCTACTTTTCCATGTGTTGGTTGGAAATATAAGATGACTTGACCATAATTTAATACTTTTTCATAGAAAAAGATTTTGGGAAATACTATCAATTTTAAATGGAATCCTCCAAACTCCATTTATATGATTCAACAAATGAAGAAAAACAAATTCATCCACACTTGTTGGTTTCAGAAAATGAATACCAAGTATCTCAAGTTTTGTTATGTGTTAATAACTTGGCTGTTACCCTTAGCAATAGCAAACTCATATCACCTTAAACAGATTCCAGCTATATATGTTTTTGGTGATTCTCTTGTTGACAGTGGTAACAACAATTATCTTCCAATAAAATCAAATGCAAAATTTCTTCCTTATGGTATAGATTTTGGTGCTAAACCTACCGGTCGATATAGTAATGGAAAAACTTTGGTTGATTACTTAGGTCAGAAAACACAACTCACATTCACTATTTTTGCCTATtatatttttcacttttcttcCTTTCTTAAATTCATACAAATGCGTGTTCCGTGTTCCACACAACACTAACAGAATACTAacttcaattatttatttttctcGATGTTACTGACATTTCACAATTTATGCAGCTATACACCTAGGGCTACCATTGGTTCCACCCTATTTGGGACTTTTAAAGACTCAAAAAAACAAGATCACTACAGGCATAAATTTTGCATCGGCTGGTTCTGGTATTCTTCCCGAAACCAACAATGTAAGTTTCATACCTACTGCATCTTTAATTTCATTAGCTTAGCTATTCTTTGAGATAATGAATATTTTTTTCTCTATTGCAGAATACTTTGACTCTAGACAAACAGATAAAGTTATTGAGAAAGGTTATAAAGAATAATTTGCCAAATATTTTtgatgaaaaagaaaaattaGAGAAACATCTATCTGAATCCTTGTTTGTTGTCTCTACTGGTGTGAATGATCACTTCCATAATGGATTCTTTGGTGGCTCTAGTAAATTTGCCTCCTATCTGCTAAAACAATTTTCGATACGCTTGCAGAAAATTTACAGCCTAGGAGGTAGAAgattttttattaataatattgCTCCGGCAGGGTGCTTTCCGTCAATTGTTGCAAGATCAAGACCAAGAGGAGAATGTAATGAGAAAATGAACAAGGCAATATCCTCTTACAATAAGCTTTTGCCTAACGCCCTTGGAAAATTACAGGCTAAACTTGGTGGTTTCACCTTTATTCATTCGAATCTCTATGGATCCCTTATGGATTTAAAAGAAAATGGATACAAATATGGTAAGAAAAAATTCAAGTGGTTGCTAAAAAAAATGAGTTATAATAATTAAATTGAATTATAAGTGGTTTTGTTTGCAGGGATATTAGAAACATGGAAACCTTGCTGTCCAAGTAATGTTTATGGTGATATCAGATGCCATGCTTATAATGTTACGTGTCCAAACAGAAACACTTATGTGTTCTTTGATGACCATCCGTCTCAAATTTCGAATCAGATATACGCAACGCATTGCTTCAAAGAAAAGACAATATGCAAATCATCTCCCTCTGAATTTCTATAAGGGACATTGTATTTGTATTAGATTTTCAAGTTCAAGAATAATCTCAATACATATATGGAACCATCTTATGTTTTCACTTTGTATGTTATCTTAGCAAATTTTTTGTTTTACAGTTTTTCTTCCTTAACCTTCCATGTTGGGCACTATGCCTTTACGGTTTATCAAAGTTTGAAGTTATATATTGTCCCTTTTAGATCTTACCATTAGTAtttacttgtttttcattttttgtgATTTAAGGTTTTATTGTTGGTGTATAACTAAAAATTTCATTAGGTTTTGTCTTTTGGATCAAATTAATTTGTATTTTGACATTTGGAAGTGTATTTTGACACTGACACACATTGCAACACAATAGTTGATTATCAACTATCTTTCGAACAATAAAAGGAAATTGAAAAATCTTGATATACAAGATATTTGAAATAAAAGAAACACAAATCAAAATAATTATTTATAATTGTTGTTCGATAAATTGTGAGTTTTTGTTATTTTTTACCAACCGGcttaaatattaaaaaataaaatttgattTAGACATTACTTGAATTTGTGTTGATTAATTTATTGATTGTCTAAGATTTTCATTATTCATATTTTATTCTATTGTTTCAACATTGTGTAATTCATGATATCAATTCATTACATTGGATTGAAAAAAGTTCATATTGTTTCAACATTGTCTTGAAATTTTAGGATTTTCTAGACAACTACAACATTGACAACAACTATCACATGTATTGTCAAACATTTCTAATTTAGAATAGTTTTCATGCATGTTATATTTTATTTGATGTTATTGACGAGATATTATATTAAATGTTATTGACGTTCCATAATCATAAG containing:
- the LOC127078448 gene encoding GDSL esterase/lipase At2g03980; translated protein: MNTKYLKFCYVLITWLLPLAIANSYHLKQIPAIYVFGDSLVDSGNNNYLPIKSNAKFLPYGIDFGAKPTGRYSNGKTLVDYLAIHLGLPLVPPYLGLLKTQKNKITTGINFASAGSGILPETNNNTLTLDKQIKLLRKVIKNNLPNIFDEKEKLEKHLSESLFVVSTGVNDHFHNGFFGGSSKFASYLLKQFSIRLQKIYSLGGRRFFINNIAPAGCFPSIVARSRPRGECNEKMNKAISSYNKLLPNALGKLQAKLGGFTFIHSNLYGSLMDLKENGYKYGILETWKPCCPSNVYGDIRCHAYNVTCPNRNTYVFFDDHPSQISNQIYATHCFKEKTICKSSPSEFL